The genomic segment GCGAAAAAAAGTTAAAATTTCAAAGAATTATGACTTTCTCTATAATGGGGCGTTCGAATCGGCCCCTATTGGCCCATACAGAGAAAGGCACAGGAAAAATGCGGCAATATCTGGATATGATGCGCCACGTGCTGGAAAACGGCACGAAAAAGGAAGACCGGACCGGCACGGGCACCTTGAGCGTTTTCGGGCATCAAATGCGCTTTGACCTCTCCGAAGGCTTCCCCATGGTGACCACAAAGAAACTGCACCTCAAATCCATTATCCATGAACTGATCTGGTTCCTTGCCGGAGACACAAATACGAAATATCTCACGGATAACGGCGTGCGGATCTGGAATGAATGGGCCGATGGAAACGGCGATCTTGGCCCTGTTTACGGCCATCAATGGCGGAGTTGGCCGGCAGCGGACGGCAGCAGCATCGACCAGATTTCAGATGTGATCGCGCGCATCAAAACCGATCCGGATTGCCGCCGCCTGATTGTTTCCGCCTGGAATGTCGGGGAAATTCCGAAAATGGCCCTGCCCCCCTGCC from the Rhodospirillales bacterium genome contains:
- a CDS encoding thymidylate synthase, with amino-acid sequence MRQYLDMMRHVLENGTKKEDRTGTGTLSVFGHQMRFDLSEGFPMVTTKKLHLKSIIHELIWFLAGDTNTKYLTDNGVRIWNEWADGNGDLGPVYGHQWRSWPAADGSSIDQISDVIARIKTDPDCRRLIVSAWNVGEIPKMALPPCHCFFQFYVAKGKLSCQLYQRSADIFLGVPFNIASYSLLTMMVAQVCGLKPGDFVHTFGDAHLYSNHLEQAREQLSRAPKALPEMRLNPDIKNIFDFKFEDFELAGYDAHPHIKGAVAV